In Nitrospira sp., one genomic interval encodes:
- a CDS encoding glycine--tRNA ligase subunit beta — MPSQKPNRKIPARAKAKTPGSSELLLEIGTEELPYQFVAPALRALQEMAATLLKDLRLTYGSIRTVGTPRRLVLLIEQLARQQASAVKEAMGPSKVVAFDQAGQPTKAAIGFAAGQGIPVEQLQVRQTPKGEYLFAVKQEKGQAAATVLTQALPQLLAKLSFPKAMQWNHTGVRFARPVRWIVALCGGKVLPIEFASIKAGKMSQGHRVLGGKRSGAKGFAVSSIAQYLKETERYGVIVDQDRRRAMILEQLASLAKSARGQLHQDDDLLEQAVYMVEYPHTILGSFKPHYLSLPKEILMTSMKEHQGYFALVDQKGQLLPNFLAVTNMKLPNMQLIREGNERVLAARLADAKFFFDEDRKAPLADRVVKQQAVTFHQKLGSLQQKTQRVVAMAAHLAEQLGDAELAREARRAAELSKADLLTGIVGEFPTLQGIMGGEYAKHDGESPAVSAAIREQYLPRAMDGGLPDTLLGKVLSLADRLDNIAAFFLVGLVPSGSEDPFALRRHASAIVRIIIESGLKLDVSQALRAAQSALSAQQISAAPPPAKGSQQDALGFLFERVRFYGRSAHQLRDDVMEAVLNAGDRSQIDFVDLFDRMKALQQITTRAEFDPLIVGFKRAHRLTDKEQWDRKPVEPGLFREAAESTLSQMLHGSRDQYRAAMAAGNYGQALDVLVRMKGPIDDFFNAVMVNAEDPAVRENRLSLLKEVDDLFMSFADFSLIVVQGS; from the coding sequence ATGCCATCACAGAAGCCCAACCGGAAGATCCCCGCTCGCGCCAAAGCCAAGACGCCCGGTTCCAGCGAGCTGCTGCTCGAAATCGGCACGGAAGAGTTGCCCTACCAGTTCGTGGCGCCCGCTCTCCGCGCCCTGCAGGAAATGGCTGCGACGCTCTTGAAGGATCTCCGCTTGACCTACGGCTCGATCCGCACCGTCGGCACGCCGCGGCGATTGGTCCTGTTGATCGAACAGTTGGCGCGACAGCAGGCGTCCGCTGTGAAAGAAGCCATGGGGCCCTCCAAGGTGGTGGCGTTCGACCAGGCCGGTCAACCGACGAAGGCCGCAATCGGATTTGCGGCGGGGCAGGGGATTCCCGTCGAGCAGTTGCAGGTGCGGCAGACGCCCAAGGGCGAGTACCTCTTTGCCGTGAAGCAAGAGAAGGGGCAGGCCGCCGCCACCGTGTTGACCCAAGCCTTGCCCCAGTTGTTGGCCAAACTATCCTTCCCAAAAGCCATGCAGTGGAACCACACCGGCGTACGCTTTGCCAGACCGGTCCGCTGGATCGTGGCGCTGTGCGGCGGCAAGGTCCTTCCCATCGAGTTTGCTTCGATCAAGGCCGGCAAGATGAGTCAGGGCCACCGGGTATTGGGCGGCAAGCGCTCCGGGGCCAAGGGGTTCGCGGTCAGTTCAATCGCCCAATACCTCAAGGAAACGGAGCGGTACGGGGTCATCGTGGATCAAGACCGGCGGCGAGCCATGATTCTTGAGCAACTCGCCTCGCTGGCCAAGTCGGCACGCGGCCAGCTCCACCAAGACGATGATCTGCTGGAACAAGCTGTGTACATGGTCGAGTATCCGCATACGATTCTCGGGTCCTTCAAGCCGCACTACCTTTCGCTGCCGAAAGAGATCCTCATGACCTCCATGAAGGAACACCAAGGGTACTTCGCCTTGGTGGACCAGAAGGGCCAGTTGTTGCCGAATTTTTTGGCCGTGACGAACATGAAACTGCCGAACATGCAGTTGATCCGGGAAGGCAATGAACGGGTGTTGGCCGCGCGCTTGGCCGATGCGAAGTTTTTCTTCGACGAAGATCGCAAGGCTCCGCTGGCCGACCGCGTGGTCAAGCAACAGGCGGTCACCTTCCATCAGAAGCTCGGCAGCTTACAGCAGAAAACTCAGCGCGTCGTGGCGATGGCCGCGCATCTGGCAGAGCAACTCGGTGATGCGGAGCTGGCACGCGAGGCTCGGCGTGCCGCGGAGCTGAGCAAAGCCGATCTGCTGACCGGTATTGTCGGCGAGTTCCCGACGCTTCAGGGCATCATGGGCGGGGAGTATGCCAAACATGACGGCGAATCTCCGGCGGTCAGCGCGGCGATCCGCGAACAATATCTGCCCCGTGCGATGGACGGCGGGTTACCCGACACGCTTCTTGGCAAGGTGCTGTCGCTGGCTGATCGTCTGGACAATATTGCTGCCTTCTTTCTCGTCGGTCTGGTGCCGAGCGGATCCGAAGATCCCTTCGCGCTTCGTCGGCATGCGTCCGCGATCGTGAGGATCATCATCGAGAGCGGACTCAAGTTGGATGTGTCCCAGGCGCTCCGTGCGGCACAGTCGGCGCTGAGCGCACAACAGATCAGCGCGGCCCCTCCGCCTGCCAAGGGAAGCCAACAGGATGCCCTCGGGTTTCTTTTTGAACGTGTGCGGTTTTACGGCAGAAGTGCCCATCAGCTGCGGGACGATGTCATGGAGGCCGTGCTGAATGCGGGAGACCGGTCGCAGATCGATTTCGTGGACCTGTTTGATAGGATGAAGGCCTTGCAGCAAATCACCACCAGGGCGGAGTTCGATCCACTCATCGTCGGCTTTAAACGGGCGCATCGTCTCACGGACAAGGAGCAGTGGGACCGGAAGCCGGTCGAGCCGGGGTTGTTTCGCGAGGCGGCCGAATCCACGCTCTCCCAGATGCTCCACGGCAGCCGCGATCAGTATCGTGCTGCAATGGCGGCCGGGAACTACGGGCAGGCACTGGACGTGTTGGTTCGCATGAAAGGACCAATCGACGATTTTTTCAACGCCGTCATGGTGAATGCGGAAGATCCGGCGGTGCGCGAGAACCGGCTTTCGCTGCTCAAGGAAGTCGATGATTTGTTCATGTCGTTCGCTGATTTCTCGCTGATTGTGGTACAAGGATCATAG
- a CDS encoding glycine--tRNA ligase subunit alpha — protein sequence MNFQDLILTLHRFWADRGCVVHQPYDLEMGAGTFHPATFLRSLGPEPWRSAYPQACRRPTDGRYGENPNRMQHYYQYQVVLKPAPSDIQELYLESLKQLGIDPGKHDIRFVQDDWESPTLGAWGLGWEVRLDGMEITQFTYFQEIGGIPLHPITGEITYGTERIAMYLQQVDNVYDLTWTDGVTYGDVHHRSEVEFSRYNFEEGDVPMLMATFQSFESECRRLLDKKLTLPAYDYCIKTSHMFNLLDARGAISVTERTSYIARVRALARRCAESYLADREAMGHPLIKQPAART from the coding sequence GTGAACTTCCAAGACCTCATCCTGACCCTCCATCGTTTTTGGGCCGACCGTGGCTGCGTGGTCCATCAACCCTACGACTTGGAGATGGGAGCGGGGACCTTTCACCCGGCGACCTTTCTCCGCTCCCTCGGTCCGGAACCCTGGCGATCCGCCTATCCGCAGGCCTGCCGTCGTCCTACCGACGGGCGCTACGGCGAAAATCCCAACCGGATGCAGCACTACTATCAGTATCAAGTGGTCCTTAAACCGGCGCCGTCGGATATTCAGGAGTTGTATCTCGAAAGCCTCAAACAGCTCGGTATCGACCCGGGTAAACACGATATCCGGTTCGTGCAGGATGACTGGGAGTCGCCCACGCTCGGCGCCTGGGGATTGGGCTGGGAAGTTCGGCTCGACGGCATGGAGATCACCCAGTTCACCTACTTCCAGGAAATCGGCGGCATCCCGCTCCATCCCATCACGGGTGAGATCACCTACGGCACCGAACGCATCGCCATGTACCTGCAGCAGGTCGACAATGTCTACGACCTGACCTGGACCGATGGCGTGACGTACGGCGACGTGCACCATCGTAGCGAGGTCGAGTTCTCCCGCTACAACTTCGAGGAGGGGGACGTACCCATGTTGATGGCAACGTTTCAATCATTTGAATCGGAATGTCGCCGGCTGCTGGACAAGAAGTTGACCTTGCCGGCCTACGACTACTGCATCAAGACCTCGCACATGTTCAATTTGCTCGACGCACGGGGGGCCATCAGCGTCACCGAACGAACGTCCTACATCGCCCGAGTGCGGGCGCTGGCGAGACGTTGCGCCGAGTCGTACCTGGCCGATCGCGAGGCGATGGGGCACCCCTTGATCAAGCAACCGGCCGCCAGGACCTAG
- a CDS encoding Rrf2 family transcriptional regulator codes for MKFSKKSEYGLRALLELCATYGGGVLQRHEIAERQHIPVEFLEQILLALKRAGLLASRRGIRGGYALIKSPEDITLGQVIRILDGPLAPISCVSKTAYQKCSDCPYATKPSCPLQQAMGEVRDAIANVLDHYTLSRFALTKQAEGSPCAP; via the coding sequence ATGAAGTTCTCGAAGAAAAGCGAATATGGGCTTCGCGCCCTCCTGGAACTCTGTGCCACCTATGGCGGCGGGGTGCTGCAACGGCATGAAATCGCCGAACGCCAACATATCCCGGTGGAATTTCTCGAACAGATCCTCCTGGCCCTCAAGCGTGCCGGACTGTTGGCCAGCCGCCGCGGGATCAGGGGCGGGTATGCCCTGATTAAATCCCCGGAGGACATCACGCTTGGGCAGGTCATTCGCATTTTGGACGGCCCCCTGGCCCCGATCAGCTGCGTCAGCAAGACGGCCTATCAAAAATGCTCGGATTGCCCCTATGCCACCAAACCCTCCTGCCCCCTCCAGCAGGCGATGGGAGAGGTGCGTGATGCGATTGCCAATGTGCTCGACCATTACACCCTCAGTCGATTCGCCCTGACCAAACAGGCGGAAGGATCCCCATGCGCACCATGA
- a CDS encoding MFS transporter, which yields MTTARSFIYLCTLGVFCFISYNLVRMPVLSLFAESLGAGPEQIGLIVSVSTMTGVLLKLPSGALSDIYGRKMLLRIGVVAFGLPPFLYPFVSDLDVLTGLRFVHGLATAIFAPSALATVADLYKERRGAALGTYTACTQSGALLGPFLGGWLVYQAGFTTAFVTAGVFGCMAILIFFSLHLEPPPPRMHEQGIGPLIAEIGKGFWAVARNRRVLITSSTDAAKMIANGALMAFLPLYGLSVGLNPGEVGFLFTVQALTSFLSKPIMGRISDRVGRQPLILLGLLICAVTFISIPQVGSFPLLLLLSSGFGFGEAVVSSSSAALVADSSEFKRLGAGMGMQGTVMDIGHASGPLLAGLLIAHVSYQGAFAVIAGIQLLAALGFWATMRTVARSCIMPPQ from the coding sequence ATGACGACGGCGCGCAGTTTCATCTATCTCTGCACCTTGGGGGTGTTCTGCTTCATCAGCTACAACCTCGTACGGATGCCGGTGTTGTCCCTCTTTGCGGAATCGCTGGGTGCCGGGCCGGAACAGATCGGGTTGATCGTGTCCGTATCGACCATGACCGGCGTGCTCCTGAAGCTGCCGTCCGGAGCCCTCTCCGACATTTACGGACGCAAGATGTTGTTGCGTATCGGGGTGGTGGCATTCGGGCTGCCGCCTTTCCTTTATCCCTTCGTCTCGGACCTCGACGTGCTGACGGGATTACGGTTCGTGCATGGCTTGGCGACGGCGATCTTTGCTCCCAGCGCGTTGGCCACGGTGGCGGATTTGTATAAGGAACGGCGTGGTGCGGCGCTGGGGACCTATACGGCCTGCACACAATCAGGCGCGTTGTTGGGCCCGTTCCTCGGCGGATGGCTGGTCTACCAAGCGGGGTTTACCACGGCCTTCGTGACGGCCGGCGTGTTCGGCTGCATGGCGATTCTGATTTTCTTCAGCCTTCACCTGGAGCCGCCCCCTCCGCGGATGCACGAGCAGGGAATCGGTCCGTTGATCGCTGAGATCGGGAAAGGGTTTTGGGCCGTGGCGCGGAACCGGCGGGTCTTGATCACCAGCTCGACGGACGCGGCGAAGATGATTGCCAACGGCGCCCTGATGGCCTTTTTGCCGCTCTATGGCCTCTCGGTTGGGCTCAATCCCGGCGAAGTGGGGTTCCTCTTTACGGTGCAGGCCTTGACCTCATTCCTTTCCAAGCCGATTATGGGGCGGATTTCCGATCGGGTCGGGCGGCAACCATTGATCTTGCTGGGATTGCTCATTTGCGCCGTCACCTTTATCAGCATCCCGCAGGTTGGGTCCTTCCCCCTCCTGTTGCTGCTCTCTTCGGGGTTCGGCTTTGGAGAGGCCGTCGTGTCCTCCTCATCGGCGGCGCTGGTGGCCGACAGTTCGGAATTCAAACGGCTCGGAGCCGGGATGGGCATGCAAGGTACGGTAATGGACATCGGGCATGCGAGCGGGCCCCTGTTGGCCGGGCTGCTCATTGCCCATGTGAGTTACCAGGGGGCGTTTGCGGTGATTGCCGGGATTCAACTGCTGGCCGCCTTGGGGTTTTGGGCGACGATGAGGACTGTCGCGCGCTCGTGTATAATGCCGCCGCAATGA
- a CDS encoding sulfate ABC transporter substrate-binding protein yields MIGQTVSLLTVTAVTLASLSLLPSPLAQAADSRELILAAYSVPKEAYERRIIPAFQKHWKQKTGQDVRIRSSYGASGAQARAIIGGFDADVAVLSVEGDVDQISKAGLITHDWRKAPHGGMISASVVALGVRKGNPKGVKGWDDAAKPGVEVLYPNPKTSGGAMWDIIAIYGAGLKLAEAHGGGKPVTPDAAEAQAIDLLTRIQRNVKVMDKSGRESVTTFERGVGDVIVTYENELLPRVKSQRPYEIVVPAETVWIENPATVVDSYADRHKVRDVAEAFVAFLHGPEAQAAFLELGFRPLDHTSPGAATFPQPAKLFTIAELGGWDQVSNKLFGPQGLWTKVVEDLAKKK; encoded by the coding sequence ATGATCGGCCAGACAGTCAGCCTGTTAACCGTGACGGCGGTGACCCTCGCATCTCTGTCACTCCTGCCGTCGCCCCTCGCACAGGCCGCCGACAGCCGCGAACTCATCCTGGCAGCCTACAGTGTGCCGAAGGAGGCCTACGAGCGGCGCATCATCCCCGCCTTCCAGAAACATTGGAAACAGAAGACGGGGCAGGACGTGCGCATCCGCAGCTCCTATGGCGCGTCCGGCGCGCAGGCCCGCGCCATCATCGGAGGGTTCGATGCCGATGTGGCCGTGCTCTCCGTGGAGGGAGATGTCGACCAAATCAGCAAGGCCGGTCTGATTACGCACGATTGGCGGAAGGCGCCGCACGGCGGCATGATCTCCGCCTCCGTCGTGGCCTTGGGCGTTCGAAAGGGAAACCCCAAGGGCGTGAAGGGTTGGGACGATGCCGCGAAGCCGGGCGTGGAGGTACTGTACCCAAATCCCAAGACCTCCGGCGGCGCCATGTGGGACATCATTGCCATTTATGGAGCCGGTCTGAAACTCGCCGAAGCGCACGGCGGCGGCAAGCCGGTGACGCCGGACGCGGCCGAAGCCCAGGCGATCGACCTGCTGACGCGCATTCAACGCAACGTGAAGGTGATGGACAAGAGCGGACGGGAATCGGTGACCACCTTCGAACGCGGCGTGGGCGACGTGATTGTCACCTACGAAAATGAATTGCTGCCGCGCGTGAAGAGCCAGCGCCCCTATGAAATCGTCGTGCCGGCGGAAACTGTCTGGATCGAAAACCCGGCCACGGTGGTGGACAGTTATGCGGACCGGCACAAGGTGCGCGACGTGGCGGAGGCGTTCGTCGCCTTTCTCCATGGACCGGAAGCGCAAGCCGCGTTTCTCGAATTGGGCTTCCGTCCGCTCGATCACACCAGTCCCGGCGCCGCGACGTTCCCGCAGCCGGCGAAATTGTTCACGATTGCGGAATTGGGCGGTTGGGACCAGGTCAGCAACAAACTCTTCGGCCCGCAGGGCCTCTGGACGAAGGTCGTGGAAGACCTCGCGAAGAAGAAATAA
- a CDS encoding pyruvate, phosphate dikinase: MAKKYVYYFGDGKAEGDGNMKELLGGKGAGLAEMTNLKVSVPPGFTISTEACVEYYKRGKTYPPGMMEQALQALKRVERSMHAGFGDPVNPLLVSVRSGARASMPGMMDTVLNVGLTTKTVEALAAKTRNERFAQDSYRRFIGMFGSIVMGINREHFEDILKHKKQDLGVTQDTHLDAKALKELVASYKELVKEETKRDFPDDPLDQLRMAINAVFSSWYGARAVTYRRLYGIPDSWGTAVNVVAMVFGNMGETSGTGVAFTRDPATGERTFFGECLMNAQGEDVVAGIRTPLPVRQLEKHVPQAYRDLEHTYKRLERHYRDMLDLEFTIQEGKLYMLQTRVGKRTGIAAVRIAVDMVKEGVISKREALQRIGPDQLAQYLYPIFDAKAESHCTALGKGLPAGPGAAAGQIALTPDRAVEMKAAGSRVVLVRQETSPDDIHGMNAALGFLTARGGMTSHAAVVARQMGKVCVAGCDAVEVLDSGSVRIGTQTFREGDYLSVNGSTGNVYAGDIPVVESEVIQVLQGKLEAANSEKYRLFDTVLKWADDVRRLKVRANADVPDQARIARGFGAEGIGLCRTEHMFFAEDRILIMQQMILARTREEREKYLDQLLPLQKQDFIGLYREMKGYPVTIRLLDPPLHEFLPKREDLMVEIAQLELTGGAASVLEEKKRLLARVEELHEFNPMLGLRGCRLGITMPEITRMQARAIMEAACELAKEGAKIVPEIMIPLVGMVSEMKAQKDLVREVATETMKRCNVKLSYLVGTMIELPRAAVTADRIAEEAEFFSFGTNDLTQTTFGFSRDDAAKFIDHYKTVNILETDPFAVLDREGVGALMRTAINGGRKTRPDIKLGICGEHGGDPSSVEFCHQLGLDYVSCSPYRVAIARLAAAQVAITEGDAKPKGTAKPKPRSGKVKAGTKAAASKPAGRKAVQPAKRAAKPAPAKARRGRKPAARRSTRSKR; the protein is encoded by the coding sequence GTGGCCAAGAAATACGTCTATTACTTTGGGGATGGCAAAGCCGAGGGCGACGGGAACATGAAGGAGCTCTTGGGCGGCAAGGGGGCCGGGTTGGCGGAAATGACCAACCTGAAGGTGTCGGTTCCGCCGGGGTTCACGATTTCCACCGAGGCCTGCGTGGAGTACTACAAGCGCGGCAAGACCTATCCTCCCGGCATGATGGAACAGGCGCTGCAGGCTTTGAAGCGGGTCGAACGGTCGATGCATGCCGGATTCGGCGATCCCGTCAATCCGTTGCTGGTGTCCGTACGGTCCGGCGCGCGCGCCTCCATGCCGGGCATGATGGATACCGTGCTCAATGTGGGCCTCACGACCAAGACGGTCGAAGCCCTGGCCGCGAAGACTCGGAACGAGCGTTTTGCGCAGGACAGCTACCGTCGCTTCATCGGCATGTTCGGCAGCATCGTCATGGGCATCAATCGCGAGCACTTCGAGGACATCCTCAAGCACAAGAAGCAGGACCTCGGCGTGACGCAGGACACTCACCTCGATGCCAAGGCGTTGAAGGAACTCGTCGCGAGTTACAAGGAACTCGTGAAGGAGGAAACCAAGCGCGACTTTCCTGACGATCCGCTCGATCAGCTACGCATGGCGATCAACGCGGTGTTCTCGTCCTGGTACGGCGCGCGCGCGGTCACCTATCGACGCCTCTACGGCATTCCGGATTCCTGGGGCACCGCGGTGAACGTGGTGGCGATGGTGTTCGGCAACATGGGCGAAACCAGCGGCACTGGGGTAGCCTTTACGCGCGACCCTGCGACTGGCGAGCGGACCTTCTTTGGCGAGTGCCTGATGAATGCGCAGGGGGAAGACGTGGTGGCTGGTATCCGAACGCCGTTGCCGGTACGCCAGCTCGAGAAACACGTGCCGCAAGCCTATCGGGACCTCGAACATACCTACAAACGGTTGGAGCGCCATTACCGCGACATGCTGGACCTGGAGTTCACGATCCAGGAGGGCAAGCTCTACATGCTCCAGACCCGCGTCGGGAAGCGCACGGGCATCGCGGCCGTGCGGATCGCCGTGGACATGGTGAAGGAAGGCGTCATCTCCAAACGGGAGGCCCTGCAACGGATCGGACCGGACCAGCTCGCGCAGTACCTCTATCCCATTTTCGACGCGAAGGCCGAGTCCCACTGTACGGCGCTAGGCAAGGGCCTGCCGGCCGGACCGGGCGCCGCAGCCGGACAAATCGCGCTGACGCCTGATCGCGCCGTGGAGATGAAGGCCGCCGGCAGCCGGGTCGTCCTCGTACGCCAGGAGACCAGCCCCGACGACATTCACGGCATGAACGCCGCGCTGGGCTTCCTGACGGCGCGCGGGGGCATGACCTCGCATGCGGCCGTCGTCGCTCGCCAGATGGGCAAGGTCTGCGTGGCCGGTTGTGACGCGGTGGAAGTGTTGGATAGCGGAAGCGTGCGGATCGGCACCCAAACCTTCCGTGAGGGGGACTATCTCTCGGTCAATGGTTCTACCGGGAACGTCTATGCCGGCGATATTCCCGTCGTCGAATCCGAAGTCATCCAGGTGCTGCAGGGCAAGCTGGAGGCGGCCAATTCAGAGAAGTACCGGCTGTTCGACACGGTGTTGAAATGGGCGGACGACGTGCGCCGTCTGAAGGTCCGTGCTAATGCCGATGTACCAGACCAGGCCCGCATTGCGCGAGGCTTCGGCGCGGAGGGGATCGGCCTCTGCCGCACCGAGCATATGTTCTTCGCGGAGGACCGCATCCTCATCATGCAGCAAATGATCCTGGCCCGGACCCGCGAAGAGCGGGAAAAGTATCTCGATCAGCTGCTGCCGCTGCAGAAGCAGGACTTCATCGGCCTCTACCGCGAGATGAAGGGGTACCCGGTGACGATTCGCCTTCTGGATCCGCCGCTGCACGAGTTCTTGCCGAAGCGCGAAGACCTGATGGTGGAGATCGCCCAACTGGAACTGACCGGCGGCGCCGCGTCGGTGCTCGAAGAGAAGAAACGGCTGCTGGCGCGGGTGGAGGAGTTGCACGAGTTCAATCCCATGCTGGGCCTACGCGGTTGCCGTCTCGGCATCACCATGCCGGAAATCACGCGCATGCAGGCGCGGGCGATCATGGAGGCAGCCTGCGAGTTGGCAAAGGAAGGCGCGAAGATCGTGCCTGAAATCATGATTCCGCTGGTGGGGATGGTGTCGGAAATGAAGGCGCAGAAGGATTTGGTGCGCGAAGTCGCAACCGAGACCATGAAGCGCTGCAACGTGAAGCTCTCCTATCTGGTCGGCACCATGATCGAACTGCCGCGCGCGGCGGTGACTGCCGATCGGATTGCGGAAGAGGCGGAGTTCTTCTCGTTCGGCACGAACGACCTCACGCAAACGACGTTCGGATTTTCCCGCGACGATGCGGCGAAATTCATCGATCATTACAAGACCGTCAACATCCTCGAAACCGATCCCTTCGCGGTGCTGGATCGTGAAGGGGTGGGAGCGCTCATGCGCACCGCGATCAATGGTGGACGAAAGACGCGCCCCGACATCAAGTTGGGCATCTGCGGTGAGCATGGTGGCGATCCAAGCTCCGTCGAGTTCTGTCATCAGCTGGGATTGGATTATGTGAGCTGTTCGCCCTATCGTGTGGCCATTGCCCGATTGGCCGCGGCCCAGGTGGCCATTACGGAGGGTGATGCCAAGCCCAAGGGCACAGCCAAACCAAAGCCAAGGTCCGGCAAGGTCAAGGCTGGAACCAAGGCTGCCGCATCGAAACCTGCGGGGCGTAAGGCCGTCCAGCCGGCGAAGCGTGCTGCGAAACCGGCTCCTGCTAAGGCACGGCGGGGCAGAAAGCCGGCTGCCCGCCGATCCACCCGCTCGAAACGGTGA
- the ribD gene encoding bifunctional diaminohydroxyphosphoribosylaminopyrimidine deaminase/5-amino-6-(5-phosphoribosylamino)uracil reductase RibD, producing the protein MTLALRLAAKGRGSTSPNPMVGAVVASGGRIVGQGSHRKPGGPHAEVLALSQAGARAKGGTLYVTLEPCSHLKKRTPPCVPLVIRSGVRRVVVAMVDPNPLVSGRGIAQLKEAGISVVVGCGEQEAVQLNEAYCHWIKTGRPFTILKAGMTLDGKIATAVGESQWITDEAARLHAHRLRAEVDAILVGVGTVLCDDPRLTVRLPNDPISARRRQPLRVVVDSRLRIPSKAAVLEEQTLAHTLIATTGAAPTRKVAQLRRRGIDVLVLPKAGGRVDLSTLWARFGQLGITSLLVEGGSEVNAAVLQAGLAQRLMCYVAPLLLGGQDAKGLVGGRSPRRLREALPLKNLRIEPVGRDMLIQADVINE; encoded by the coding sequence ATGACCCTGGCCCTTCGCCTCGCTGCGAAGGGCCGGGGTTCGACCAGCCCCAACCCCATGGTCGGAGCGGTGGTGGCGAGCGGAGGTCGCATCGTCGGCCAGGGTTCCCACCGCAAGCCGGGCGGACCCCATGCCGAAGTGCTCGCCTTGAGCCAAGCCGGAGCACGGGCCAAAGGCGGCACCCTCTACGTCACGCTCGAACCCTGCAGTCACCTCAAGAAGCGAACCCCTCCCTGTGTTCCACTCGTCATCCGATCCGGCGTCCGGCGGGTTGTGGTGGCGATGGTCGATCCGAATCCCTTGGTCAGCGGCCGTGGCATCGCGCAACTGAAGGAGGCCGGGATCAGCGTGGTCGTCGGCTGCGGCGAGCAAGAAGCCGTGCAGCTCAATGAGGCCTACTGTCATTGGATCAAGACCGGGCGTCCCTTTACGATTCTCAAAGCGGGAATGACCCTGGACGGCAAGATCGCCACCGCCGTCGGGGAGTCGCAATGGATCACGGACGAAGCAGCCCGCCTCCATGCCCATCGGCTCCGAGCCGAGGTGGATGCGATCCTGGTCGGGGTCGGCACGGTGCTGTGCGATGATCCAAGACTGACCGTTCGTTTGCCGAACGATCCGATATCCGCAAGGCGGCGACAGCCGCTGCGGGTGGTCGTGGATAGTCGCCTGCGCATCCCGTCCAAGGCCGCCGTGCTGGAAGAGCAGACCTTGGCCCATACGCTCATTGCTACGACCGGAGCGGCCCCCACTCGCAAGGTTGCGCAGCTTCGAAGGCGCGGGATTGACGTGTTGGTTCTGCCGAAGGCCGGAGGGCGCGTCGACCTCTCAACGTTATGGGCGCGGTTCGGACAATTGGGCATCACCAGCCTGTTGGTCGAAGGCGGCAGCGAGGTCAATGCCGCGGTGTTGCAGGCCGGGCTCGCGCAGCGGCTCATGTGTTATGTCGCTCCGCTCTTGCTCGGCGGGCAGGACGCCAAGGGGCTGGTGGGCGGCCGTTCGCCCAGACGGCTTCGGGAGGCCTTACCGCTGAAGAATCTCCGCATCGAGCCGGTAGGGCGTGATATGCTGATTCAAGCCGACGTGATCAACGAATAG